The genomic stretch CTTGTCACGTGATTTCATCCAGAGTCAGAACTGGGGGGATTCAAAGCTCTATTCCCACAGTCGGGCCGTGGACGTGCATGTGCAGCGTCTGCGCAAAAAGATCGAAGTCAACCCGCAGGCCCCGCGTTTCATTCTGACCGTGGCCGGCGTCGGCTACAGATTCGAACCACGTCCGGGATAGACTGTGGACATTCGCATTCCGGGTGCTGACGGTGTGTCGCGGAGGCATTTTGAAATGACCGGCAAAAAGAATTTGGGGTGGAGAAAGGGGCGGAGGCTTGCCCGGATTTTGGGCAAAAAAAAAGCCCGTCAAGTGACGGGCTTCATCGCGATCGTAGTGTTCTGCTTAGTAGCGTGAACGGCTATCGGAGCGGCTTTCACGGGGCTGCGCTTCGTTGACCTTCAGGTTGCGGCCCTGGCAGTCGGTTCCGTTCAGCGCCTGGATGGACTTGCGTGCACCTTCGTCATCCATTTCCACGAAGCCGAAGCCACGGGAACGACCGGTTTCACGATCTTCAATGACGTGGGCAGAGCTGACCTGACCGTACTGGGAAAACATGGCGTGCAGATCTGCATCAGTGGTCGACCAGGACAAATTTCCAACATAGATGTTCTTAGACAAGACAGTAACTCCAAAGAAAAAAAAGTAAAAAGAAAAACTCTGTTCCTGCGGAAAACAGCTACCGACAGGATTGCGAAATAATGAAAGTGGATTCAAGCTTGAATTCAGATTTTCATTTCCGCCAAAGTCAGCAGTAACTAGGTGGGGCTGAATTTAATGTCAACGTTTATTATTTTTATTTTTTCCGCAACATGATGTCTCGGGTCCAAAAATATATGCAATGGGCTTGAATAGATCGTTTAATTGTTTCCAAACTATTTTGCGTCACGCGCTCGATTTCTCGTGCTTCGCGACGATGCTGAATTGATATGGCCTCGTTGCCGCCTGAATCAGGCATGCTTTTTTGTCGGCAGGGCGCATCGGCCCTCAGTCCTCATCCCTGGCTGGCAAAGTGAAGGTGAAGATGCTGCCGCCCTCCGGGTTGCCCTCGACCCAGATTCGTCCGCCATGAGCGCGTACGATCTGGCTACAGATGGCCAGCCCGAGCCCGGTGCCTCCCGGCTTGCCGGAACGGCCGGAAGATGGCGCGGTGTGGAACTTCTTGAATATGGCCTCCCGTGCTTCGGGCGGTATGCCGGGGCCCTGGTCGCGGACCTGGATCTTGAGTTCGCCTTCCCCGTGCAGCAGGACGAAGCTGACGAGGCCGCCCCTGGGGGAATATTTTATGGCGTTGTCCGTCAGGTTGACGATGACCTGCTCGATGCGTTCCACGTCCACCATGGCGGTCATGGGTCCGGGGGACAGGAAGTGCAGGCGCAACTCGCGTTCATCCGCCAGCGGGGTCATGATCTCCACGATTTCCCCCACCAGTTCGGACATGTCCGCCGGTCCGAAATTCCACTCGATCTTGTCAGCCTCGATGCGGGTGATGTCGAAGATGTCCGTGACCAAGTGCACCAGACGGCGCAGGTTCTTGTCCATGATCTGAAGGTAATCCTGCCTGTCCGAGACGGTTTCCGTGCGGCGCAGGTAGTCGAGTCCGCCCCGGATGGAGGTCAGCGGAGAGCGCAGTTCGTGCGACATGGTGGCCAGGAATTCGCTTTTCAGTCGGTCCAGGGTTTTGAGTTCCTCGTTGGCCAGGGCCAGTTCGCTGGTCGCGTTCTGCACTTCTTCCTCCAGCCTGTCCCGTCCCTCCCGCAACTTGACGCTCATGCTGCCGAGGGCCTGCCCGACCCGGTTCATTTCATCGCTGCCGCCGATGTGGAGTCGCTCCGGGAATTGCCCCCTGCTGATGCCCTTGGCCACGGTCTCCAGTGTGCTCAAAGGATTGAGGACAAGATGGCGGACCAGAAAATACAGGGTCAGTACCGTCAATACGATGAGCGCCAGGGCCGAGGAAAAAAGCTGCAACTTGCTGTTGCTCAGGGAGTCGAGCACATGCTGGACCGGCAGATGGATGCTCAGGCACCCGCTGACGGTTCCGCTTGTGTAGTTTTTGTGGCAGGACAGGCATGTCTCGTCGACATAGAGGGGAGCCGAATACTGGAAGATCGCCTCGCCGTCATGATCGGCGAGGGTATAGTATTCCTTGCTTTCGCCCTGGGAGAAGCTTTTGATGGCCGCCAGTTCGAAGTCGTCGGGCCTGTTTTCCGGATTCATGGGTGCGATGCCCGCCAGTCGGAAGCGGTAGAGATTCTGCCTGTAGGAATAGAGGGAGAGCTGCTTGGTGATCATGGAGGGGGTGAAGCGTTGCAGGACGCCGCGTTCCGTGGGCAGCAGATCGGAGTAGAACCCGCCGCCGCCCTGCGCGCCGGGGGTGTCCTGACGGAGAAATACGCCCTGGCTGTCCGAGACCCATTGCCTGGTCAGGATGATCTGGCGGGTCAGCAGGCGGGCCTGATTGACCACCTGCGACCAGGCCTGTCGCTCTTCGGCCACGCCCTGCCAGAGAAAAATTATACCCAGGAGCGGCACGACGATGCAGATGATGGCCGACACGAATTTGAACTGGAGCGAACCCCTCAAAGCGCGCATGATTATTCCTCCCGGCCCGCAGATGAGCCGGAAAGAGGCTTTCCGTCAACATTTTCGAAATGACCTGGGCGTTGCGAAGCTGTTTCTCGTGAGGGGCACCAGCGGATTATCTTGACATGGAGGCTTGAAACTGATCAATTACTGACACGATTTAAATAAAAAAAATGTCTTTGGATGTGTCTTTCATGACCCGGGACGCCCATGCTGGATGGCAAGGTTTCGGATGGGCTCGTGTCCGGGCACCGGGGGGTGTCATGTATTTTGCGACCGCAGGAATTGAGGTTTCTCCTTGGCTGCCGCCCTTGGCCGCCTTCGTGGTGTCTTTTTTCACCTCCATGGGGGGTGTTTCCGGGGCTTTTCTGCTCCTACCCTTTCAAATGTCCTTTCTCGGATACACCGCGCCATCCGTCAGCGCCACGAATCACCTCTTCAACATAGTGGCCATTCCCAGCGGCGTGTACCGGTATCTCAAGGAAAGGCGCATGGTCTGGCCCCTGACCTGGGTCGTGATCGTCGGCACTCTGCCGGGAGTCATTCTTGGAGCTGTGATCAGGGTCAACTACCTGCCTGATCCCAGAAATTTCAAGGTGTTTGCCGGACTGGTCCTGGGTTACATCGGGTTTCGCATGGTTCGGGATCT from Desulfomicrobium apsheronum encodes the following:
- a CDS encoding RNA recognition motif domain-containing protein produces the protein MSKNIYVGNLSWSTTDADLHAMFSQYGQVSSAHVIEDRETGRSRGFGFVEMDDEGARKSIQALNGTDCQGRNLKVNEAQPRESRSDSRSRY
- a CDS encoding ATP-binding protein, whose translation is MRALRGSLQFKFVSAIICIVVPLLGIIFLWQGVAEERQAWSQVVNQARLLTRQIILTRQWVSDSQGVFLRQDTPGAQGGGGFYSDLLPTERGVLQRFTPSMITKQLSLYSYRQNLYRFRLAGIAPMNPENRPDDFELAAIKSFSQGESKEYYTLADHDGEAIFQYSAPLYVDETCLSCHKNYTSGTVSGCLSIHLPVQHVLDSLSNSKLQLFSSALALIVLTVLTLYFLVRHLVLNPLSTLETVAKGISRGQFPERLHIGGSDEMNRVGQALGSMSVKLREGRDRLEEEVQNATSELALANEELKTLDRLKSEFLATMSHELRSPLTSIRGGLDYLRRTETVSDRQDYLQIMDKNLRRLVHLVTDIFDITRIEADKIEWNFGPADMSELVGEIVEIMTPLADERELRLHFLSPGPMTAMVDVERIEQVIVNLTDNAIKYSPRGGLVSFVLLHGEGELKIQVRDQGPGIPPEAREAIFKKFHTAPSSGRSGKPGGTGLGLAICSQIVRAHGGRIWVEGNPEGGSIFTFTLPARDED